One window from the genome of Luteithermobacter gelatinilyticus encodes:
- a CDS encoding Lrp/AsnC family transcriptional regulator gives MDQIDEKLIELLRLNAREPTASLARKLNLSRSTVQDRIARLIDRNIISGFTVRFHGDYQQKLITAHVMICITQRHAAQAIVTMRKHPAIRTLYVVSGVYDMIAIIKAPTMEEIDKTLDDICAIEGVEKTTTSLVLSTKIDR, from the coding sequence ATGGATCAGATTGATGAAAAACTAATTGAGTTGTTGCGACTGAATGCCCGTGAACCTACGGCGTCACTGGCCCGGAAGCTTAATTTATCCCGTTCCACCGTTCAGGACCGCATCGCACGGCTGATCGACCGCAACATCATTTCCGGGTTCACGGTGCGCTTTCATGGCGATTACCAACAGAAACTGATCACCGCCCATGTGATGATCTGCATCACTCAGCGCCATGCGGCCCAGGCCATTGTGACCATGCGCAAACACCCGGCCATCCGCACGCTCTATGTAGTCAGCGGCGTTTATGACATGATAGCGATCATCAAGGCGCCGACCATGGAGGAAATTGATAAAACGCTGGACGACATCTGCGCTATTGAAGGGGTGGAAAAAACCACCACCTCGCTGGTCCTGTCCACCAAGATCGACCGGTAA